ATTTGAAGAATCTTGCAGAGCAGAATTCATGGACTCCGTTTATGATTGCAGTGATGATGAATTCTCAAGAGTCCGTAAAAGAATATATTGCTGAAGGATTCGATGTAAACTGTTCTGACAAAGACGGCATAACTCCACTTATGATTGCGGTATCCAACAGAAACAAAGAGATGGTGGAGCTTCTTATAAAAAACGGCGTGGATGTAAATTACTGCACGAACCGTGGCATTTCTGCTCTTATCCTTGCAACCATGAATAACAAAGATGATTGCTATACTGATATAATAAAAATTCTTCGGAATGCGGGCGCGCGGACTGACAATATCTGTCTGAACTCAAAAACTCCGGAAGCAAAGCTTACTTTCAATCAGACTTTGGAGTATTTTATTTCGCAGTTTACTTTGAACGGCCGCGGAAAACCAAGTCTCATCTACAAGAACACAAGCATTGGAGGCGAGGGTGGAATCGACAAGCGTGCATTCTCAAAAATCAGAAGCCAAAAAAATCCAAACTATCATCCCAAAAAGAACACTGTTTTTCTCCTTGCGCTCGGAATGAATCTTACTGTTGAGCAGACCGAGCAGCTTCTATTCAGCGCAGGCTACGCTTTTGACGAAAAAAACAAATTCGACATGACAATCAAGGATTTTATTCAAAAACGGAA
The sequence above is drawn from the uncultured Treponema sp. genome and encodes:
- a CDS encoding ankyrin repeat domain-containing protein — encoded protein: MFENLEESDGKKVPIVFEDVKVYVEELGKTYEYFMTDDINVLCRKLNSLGYRNVRESDWRLNSHLAKSVRNKMVELGCRFSMTFSHDSNILNFWAKNSTRPYFVKLDELLPLDSVLKKQMSRIKESITGTENLKNLAEQNSWTPFMIAVMMNSQESVKEYIAEGFDVNCSDKDGITPLMIAVSNRNKEMVELLIKNGVDVNYCTNRGISALILATMNNKDDCYTDIIKILRNAGARTDNICLNSKTPEAKLTFNQTLEYFISQFTLNGRGKPSLIYKNTSIGGEGGIDKRAFSKIRSQKNPNYHPKKNTVFLLALGMNLTVEQTEQLLFSAGYAFDEKNKFDMTIKDFIQKRNFRIEEIENALFKATGKYLGQKEDSEK